A single window of Thalassoroseus pseudoceratinae DNA harbors:
- a CDS encoding alpha-amylase family glycosyl hydrolase, which yields MALSENFRNRALPRLELLYPGSAKEVLTELESMASRYTLPIGPGREQLWDERDAVLITYGDQVRGEGGSALAAQQQWLLDHGYKDALGGVHILPFCPYSSDDGFSVIDYNAIDDIIGDWSDVERLGDDFDLMFDLVLNHCSSQSEWFQKYLAGEEPYTEYFIEADPTDPRLSQVVRPRSLPLLSPFDTANGPRHLWTTFSDDQIDLNFGSVRVLIEMLDVLLNYAAHGARIIRLDAIAYLWKELGTTCIHLQQTHEVVKLMRDLLDECAPGTILLTETNVPHRENVSYFGDGDEAQMVYQFSLAPLLLDAFLTGDGKPLTDWLTNLEETGAGTTYFNFTASHDGIGVRPAEGLLPTSRIGELVESVKARGGRVSTKRNADGSDSPYELNITWFSALGEPDGSLSSELHARRFLSSQAVMIALRGIPGIYFQSLFGAPNDLEGMAGTGRARTINRRKYQRDDLDAIVSAAGSPQQLIAEEYRRMLAVRRRQPAFHPDAAQTILQFENPALVGFVRESSDGQIILVVVNLSADEVQVDITPNTTQPLTTDLMQSDAAIEPTSVTLPPYGFRWLVNQSG from the coding sequence ATGGCACTCTCCGAAAACTTTCGTAACCGTGCGTTGCCACGATTGGAATTACTCTACCCCGGTTCTGCGAAGGAAGTGCTGACCGAACTGGAATCGATGGCGAGCCGCTACACGCTTCCCATCGGTCCCGGTCGTGAACAACTTTGGGACGAACGCGATGCCGTGCTGATCACGTATGGCGACCAAGTCCGTGGCGAAGGTGGTTCCGCACTTGCGGCCCAACAACAGTGGTTGCTCGATCACGGTTACAAGGACGCCCTCGGCGGTGTCCACATTTTGCCGTTCTGCCCGTATTCCTCGGACGATGGTTTTTCCGTCATCGATTACAACGCCATTGATGACATCATCGGCGATTGGAGCGATGTCGAGCGGTTGGGCGATGACTTCGATTTGATGTTCGATCTCGTGCTCAATCACTGTTCGTCTCAAAGTGAGTGGTTCCAAAAGTACCTCGCCGGTGAGGAACCCTACACGGAGTACTTCATCGAAGCCGATCCGACGGACCCGCGATTGTCCCAAGTCGTTCGACCACGCAGTTTGCCGTTGCTCTCACCGTTTGACACTGCCAACGGTCCACGTCATTTGTGGACCACGTTCAGCGATGACCAAATCGATCTGAACTTTGGCAGCGTGCGTGTGCTCATCGAGATGCTCGATGTCTTGCTGAATTATGCCGCTCACGGGGCTCGGATTATTCGGCTGGATGCCATCGCATATCTTTGGAAGGAACTTGGCACGACGTGCATCCATTTGCAGCAGACGCATGAAGTAGTAAAACTCATGCGGGACTTGCTCGACGAGTGTGCTCCCGGCACGATTTTGCTGACGGAAACCAACGTCCCGCACCGGGAGAACGTGAGTTACTTCGGCGATGGCGATGAAGCCCAGATGGTGTACCAATTCAGTTTAGCACCGCTGCTGCTCGATGCGTTTCTCACCGGCGATGGCAAACCATTGACCGATTGGTTGACGAATCTGGAAGAAACCGGAGCGGGCACCACGTACTTCAACTTCACCGCATCGCATGACGGCATCGGTGTGCGACCGGCGGAAGGGTTGTTGCCGACGTCGCGGATCGGCGAACTCGTCGAATCCGTGAAAGCACGCGGTGGACGGGTCAGCACCAAACGCAACGCCGACGGTTCCGACAGCCCGTACGAACTCAATATCACCTGGTTTTCGGCACTCGGCGAACCCGATGGTTCTCTGTCATCCGAATTGCATGCCAGACGGTTCTTGTCATCGCAAGCCGTGATGATCGCGTTGCGGGGCATTCCGGGCATTTACTTCCAAAGCTTGTTCGGGGCACCGAACGATTTGGAAGGCATGGCGGGAACCGGTCGGGCTCGGACGATCAATCGTCGCAAGTATCAACGCGATGATCTCGATGCAATCGTCTCCGCCGCCGGTTCACCACAGCAACTCATCGCCGAAGAATACCGCCGGATGCTCGCCGTGCGTCGTCGACAACCCGCCTTCCATCCCGACGCCGCTCAGACAATTCTGCAATTCGAGAATCCGGCGTTGGTCGGTTTTGTGCGGGAAAGCAGTGACGGACAAATCATTTTGGTGGTCGTGAATCTTTCCGCCGACGAGGTTCAAGTCGACATCACACCGAACACGACTCAGCCGTTGACGACCGACCTGATGCAATCTGACGCGGCCATCGAACCGACATCGGTCACACTTCCGCCGTACGGTTTCCGTTGGTTGGTGAATCAAAGCGGCTGA
- a CDS encoding glycosyltransferase family 4 protein, translated as MSSQKIGFVSTRFAGTDGVSLESAKWAQVLWDHRHVSYWYAGKLDRDPDFSMEVPEAYFGHPDIQRINNAVFGGMRRSPEITRKINSIAEHLKNTIYEFVEKFKIDILIVQNALCIPMNIPLGVALTQFIAETEFPTIAHHHDFYWERDRFAVNAVGDYLEMAFPPRLPNIHHVTINTPAQLDLAHRTGCSSILVPNVLDFETPPEPQDQYAADFREEIGLSPDDILVLQPTRVVPRKGIEHSIDLLAQLKDPRFKLVITHSSGDEGFEYQQALVEMAHAAGVDLRFVDTRVGETRHSDKDGHKIYSLWDTYPHADFVTYPSLYEGFGNALLEAFYFKKPVLVNRYSIFRSDIEPKGFRVITMEGFLTKSVAEQVRRVIEDDVYRAEMVETNYELATRFFSYAVLRRKLRAIVCNYTGQDDL; from the coding sequence ATGAGTTCGCAAAAAATTGGTTTCGTCTCGACTCGGTTCGCTGGCACCGATGGCGTATCGCTCGAAAGTGCGAAGTGGGCTCAGGTGTTGTGGGATCATCGACACGTCAGCTATTGGTACGCTGGCAAACTCGACCGCGACCCCGATTTCTCGATGGAAGTCCCCGAAGCGTATTTCGGCCACCCGGACATTCAACGCATCAACAATGCCGTATTTGGGGGCATGCGACGGTCTCCAGAGATCACCCGCAAAATCAATTCGATCGCCGAGCATCTCAAGAACACGATTTACGAGTTCGTCGAGAAGTTCAAAATCGACATTCTCATCGTGCAGAATGCGTTGTGCATTCCGATGAATATTCCGCTAGGAGTGGCCCTCACGCAGTTCATCGCGGAAACCGAATTCCCCACGATCGCCCATCACCACGATTTCTACTGGGAACGCGATCGGTTCGCCGTCAACGCGGTTGGTGACTATTTGGAGATGGCGTTTCCGCCGCGACTCCCCAACATTCATCACGTGACAATCAACACGCCCGCCCAACTCGACTTGGCTCACCGCACCGGCTGTTCGTCGATTCTTGTGCCGAACGTGCTCGACTTCGAAACACCGCCGGAACCGCAAGACCAATACGCCGCCGACTTCCGTGAGGAAATCGGGCTGTCTCCCGATGACATTCTCGTGCTGCAACCGACACGTGTGGTGCCACGGAAGGGGATCGAACACTCGATCGACTTGCTCGCTCAGTTGAAAGACCCGCGGTTCAAGTTGGTCATTACGCATTCATCCGGTGACGAAGGGTTCGAATATCAACAAGCCCTCGTTGAGATGGCCCATGCCGCCGGTGTCGATCTGCGGTTCGTCGATACTCGCGTCGGGGAAACTCGGCACTCCGACAAAGACGGCCACAAGATTTATTCGCTGTGGGACACCTATCCGCACGCCGACTTCGTGACGTATCCCAGTTTGTACGAAGGTTTCGGCAATGCCCTATTAGAGGCGTTCTACTTCAAGAAGCCAGTGCTAGTGAATCGGTATTCGATCTTCCGTAGCGACATCGAACCGAAAGGGTTTCGCGTCATCACGATGGAAGGATTCCTCACGAAAAGCGTCGCCGAGCAAGTTCGCCGGGTCATTGAAGATGATGTCTACCGAGCGGAGATGGTGGAAACGAATTACGAACTCGCCACCCGCTTTTTCAGTTACGCAGTCCTCCGTCGCAAACTTCGCGCCATCGTTTGCAACTACACCGGGCAGGATGATTTGTAA
- a CDS encoding SMP-30/gluconolactonase/LRE family protein, translating into MTLLHRLKLLAIGLLIGLPIELCAADAGLVADGAKVEKLADGFKFTEGPAADAEGNVYFTDIPNARIHKWSVEGKLSTVRENSGRANGLYFDKDGNLLACEGGSRQLTRITLGDKLKVEVLADSYNGKKLNSPNDLWIDAQGGVYFTDPRYGSEDGLEQDGYHVYYLPAGGGELQRVIGDLVKPNGIIGTADGKTLYVADAGGGKIYAYKIQKPGVLTNRKKLIDSGSDGMTLDEKGNIYLTRGHVQVYKPNGEKLTTIEVPEGPANVTFGGKDNKTLFITARTGFYAVQMNVSGQ; encoded by the coding sequence ATGACACTTCTTCACCGCCTCAAACTTCTTGCCATTGGCTTGTTGATCGGGTTGCCCATCGAACTCTGTGCCGCGGACGCGGGCTTGGTCGCTGACGGTGCGAAAGTCGAAAAGCTGGCCGACGGTTTCAAATTCACCGAAGGACCCGCCGCCGATGCCGAGGGCAATGTGTACTTCACCGACATTCCCAACGCTCGCATTCACAAGTGGTCGGTCGAAGGAAAACTGAGCACGGTCCGGGAGAATAGCGGTCGGGCTAACGGACTGTACTTCGACAAAGACGGAAATCTCCTCGCTTGCGAGGGCGGCAGTCGTCAACTCACGCGGATCACGCTTGGCGACAAGTTGAAAGTGGAGGTTCTCGCCGATTCCTATAACGGCAAGAAACTCAACAGCCCGAACGATCTATGGATTGATGCTCAAGGTGGTGTGTACTTCACGGACCCGCGTTACGGCAGTGAAGATGGGTTGGAACAAGATGGCTATCACGTTTACTATCTGCCAGCTGGTGGCGGAGAACTCCAACGGGTGATCGGCGATCTCGTGAAACCCAATGGAATCATCGGAACAGCTGACGGAAAAACGCTCTACGTGGCCGACGCGGGCGGTGGGAAAATCTATGCTTACAAAATTCAGAAACCCGGTGTACTCACCAACCGCAAGAAACTCATCGACAGCGGTTCCGACGGCATGACGCTCGACGAAAAAGGCAACATCTATCTGACGCGAGGTCATGTCCAAGTCTACAAACCCAATGGCGAAAAGTTGACGACCATCGAAGTCCCCGAAGGACCGGCCAACGTCACGTTCGGGGGCAAAGACAACAAGACCCTGTTCATCACCGCCCGCACAGGGTTCTACGCTGTTCAGATGAATGTCAGTGGTCAATAA
- a CDS encoding molybdopterin molybdotransferase MoeA: MLTVDAALAAILEHVQSFAPNACPLSDALGLTLAEEIVSGQDSPPFDKALMDGYAVRSVDVRSGTATLDVIEEITAGRTPTKPIEAGQATRIMTGAPIPDGADVVVRVEHSNFAEDANQVHLETTDQSPGTSILRRGAAMKSGETILPAGRVLGPQEIGVLAELGQARVSVYRRPKVAVLATGDELVPIDETPRPGQIRNSNETMLCAQLRRAGAEPVPLGIARDDREDLAAKIREGLKADILILSGGVSAGKLDLVPSELEAAGVREVFHKVRVKPGKPIWFGVLDEDGKDVKSGASRRFVFGLPGNPVSSMVCFELFARTAIRRLMNIDHPEPLQKTGQITINFQHSGDRPTYHPAKIHWTVAGPRIIPLPWQGSADLRATADANALAVFPAGDKSYQQGDIIGFVQL, encoded by the coding sequence ATGTTAACCGTCGACGCGGCTTTGGCCGCCATCTTGGAACACGTCCAATCGTTCGCGCCCAATGCGTGCCCGCTGAGTGACGCATTGGGTTTGACGTTGGCTGAGGAAATCGTCAGCGGGCAGGACTCGCCACCGTTCGACAAAGCCCTGATGGACGGTTACGCCGTGCGGTCTGTGGATGTCAGATCGGGCACCGCGACGTTGGATGTTATCGAAGAAATCACCGCCGGTCGCACACCGACGAAACCGATCGAGGCGGGACAGGCAACCCGCATCATGACCGGAGCGCCGATTCCCGACGGAGCGGATGTCGTCGTTCGTGTAGAGCATTCCAATTTCGCTGAGGATGCAAACCAAGTTCACCTGGAAACAACCGATCAATCACCCGGCACGAGCATTCTGCGTCGCGGGGCGGCAATGAAATCTGGCGAAACGATTCTTCCCGCCGGACGCGTGCTGGGGCCGCAAGAAATCGGTGTGTTGGCGGAGTTGGGGCAAGCGCGGGTGTCGGTCTATCGGCGTCCGAAAGTCGCTGTCCTCGCAACGGGTGACGAGTTGGTGCCCATCGACGAAACACCCAGACCAGGGCAAATTCGCAACTCGAACGAAACGATGCTGTGTGCTCAACTACGACGAGCGGGGGCCGAACCCGTGCCGTTGGGCATTGCCCGAGACGACCGCGAAGACTTGGCCGCGAAAATTCGAGAGGGATTGAAGGCAGACATCTTGATCCTTTCCGGTGGCGTCTCGGCGGGCAAGTTGGATTTGGTCCCGTCGGAATTGGAAGCGGCGGGCGTGCGAGAGGTCTTTCACAAAGTCCGCGTCAAACCTGGCAAACCGATCTGGTTCGGAGTGCTGGACGAAGATGGAAAAGACGTTAAATCCGGGGCATCCCGGCGGTTTGTATTCGGGTTGCCGGGAAATCCGGTCAGTAGTATGGTCTGTTTCGAACTGTTCGCCCGCACGGCAATCCGACGGCTGATGAACATCGACCACCCAGAACCGCTTCAGAAAACCGGACAAATCACGATCAACTTTCAGCACAGCGGAGACCGTCCGACCTATCACCCAGCCAAAATTCACTGGACGGTTGCCGGTCCCCGCATCATCCCATTGCCGTGGCAAGGTTCCGCGGACCTACGAGCCACCGCAGACGCCAACGCCCTCGCCGTGTTTCCCGCTGGCGACAAGAGTTATCAGCAGGGGGACATCATTGGTTTTGTGCAACTTTGA
- a CDS encoding thiol-disulfide oxidoreductase DCC family protein — MTDHPIIIFDGECNLCESSVQFVIRRDKDAKFRFASAQSEAGQELQEQYGLDSIQTGTMILIQDGKAYTKSDAALRIAGELDGPWKAMAVFRIVPRFLRNGVYGIIARNRYRWFGKKDECMMPTPELRERFL, encoded by the coding sequence ATGACCGACCATCCCATCATTATTTTTGACGGCGAATGTAACCTGTGCGAGTCATCGGTGCAGTTTGTGATTCGCCGCGATAAAGACGCGAAATTCCGGTTTGCGTCGGCTCAGTCGGAGGCGGGGCAAGAGTTGCAGGAGCAATATGGTCTTGACTCAATTCAAACGGGGACGATGATTCTTATTCAAGACGGCAAAGCGTACACCAAAAGCGATGCCGCCTTGCGAATTGCCGGGGAACTCGATGGGCCGTGGAAGGCGATGGCCGTCTTCCGCATTGTCCCGCGATTTCTCCGCAACGGAGTGTACGGAATCATCGCCCGCAACCGGTACCGCTGGTTTGGCAAAAAAGACGAATGCATGATGCCCACCCCGGAACTGCGAGAACGGTTTTTGTAA